The genomic stretch GTTACCTGTCCAAAGGCCAAAAGCCTTGTTTGACATGCCTCCTAAAACACGGCCGCGTGTCCGAAGGCCCAACGCACCTCCTAAAATGCCGCCACGATTCTCACTCACTGCATGACGGTTTTCATTCCCCCCTGTCCCCTATCCCCTCGCTCTGAGCCTCTGAGCACTGTTATATGTCCCTCAATCCGTTCCGCGGAGCTCTCAAAAAATCTCGATCTGTTTTCTAATCATCGCCGGAAATGGAGAAGAGAAACGCGGAGTTGCTGTTACTTTGGCTGGCGGCGGCGCTGCTGTGCTGGTGTTCGCAGGAGGGAGCGGCGGAGAGTGCTAAGCATACACAGAATTCAGCCGCTACTGATATGGGGATCAACGGCTCCCAATATTCACAAGCGCAGCGGTTCCCAGGCCATAACCGCCAACCTCTTCGAGTAAGCCTTTTTAATCAATCAcatataatttacttttacaATTTAAAGCTCAAATAACTTTATGTAGATTTTACACCGTAAATCttttaaattagtataatttttagactatataaattatttttaaaaatttttactgTAAACCTCcacattactattattatacggagtaaaaagtttttactatttatttatgttattattagtattttgaCCTGCTATATATGGcggtaaaatttaaaaatttgaattaatttcagAAAATTTTGCTCAAATTTACCTCGTAATTGGTTAAGTATTACTGTATGTATATGGTGTTAGTGTCACGTATCATATACGGAGTAATCAATAGTGCATGCAATGATCTTTCGGAATAGTGAAAGTCCTGTATCTAATAATCTGATTCTGCACACGTTATATGATTAATAAAGTGATCAGTATGGCGAGCATAAAGGCAAGGCATAGaaatatttgtgttttgaaTTCGTTTTAGTATGTgatgttaattttgattaactTAACTAATTTATGGATTGTGCTTTGAAGCTGATTGATTTGGTTTAAATCAGGGGACTGAAGAAGATGGAGCGCAGAGATTGGTTGACAGTGCAGGTGCAGTAATTCCTACTGCTTAAAGTGATAGAGTTTCAATTCACTATCCTTTCATCATTAAGGTTTATTGCTCTAGATCATTTCTGATGAGACATTGAttgatttctttatttattttatttttttggcgCAGAAACACAAAGATATGCTTCTGTTAAAGCTAATGAGATGGGAGATATGGCATCTGAAAAACTAGGAGGCTTCAAAAACATTGTTTCGGACATGGCTGGTGGTTTGAAGGCAAAAGTGAAGGATAAAGCTTGTGATGCCTATGCCTTTTGCTCTGAGAAAGCAGAACAAGGAATAGACATGGCTTCAAACGTATCCACCGATGCCGAAGAAACCGGGAAAGGTGCAGCAAGCAGTTCTTATGGACATGCCTCAGACAGGATGAATCAGGCTGGGGACATGAAAGATAAAGCATCTGGCAAAGCCAAACAAGCAATAAAACAGGGTTCAGATAAGGCTGCCTATGATGAAAAGATTGAAAAATCAGAAGCCTTTAAAAGATACCAGCATGCCAAATCAGAGGTTTATGAAACTTGTGCATCTGCCAAGGATACCATGACTGAACAAGCCAAGGACAAATATGAACAAGCCAAAGAGAGAGCTTCACAAGCTACTGGTGATCTTGGAGCAAAGATGAGGGAACCTGCCCCTCTTAAATCATAACAAGTTAATTACATCATATGctgtactatatatattactGTTCTTTGTCTAGCATGGTGTCCTTTGGTTTACAACATAGTTTCTACTGCATAATAGAACAAATTTTCATGGTTTCCTAGTTTCTAAGATCAGATATACTATGCTTGATACTTTCTTTCATCTTGGAAGTTTCTTCATAATTAGGACCATAAATTAGTGTTCTTATTCCAGCTGAAAATGTCATATATGTTACATAGACTGCATAGCTTCTGCTTATCCTGCTTTAGCTAACAGTATACTACTACCAAATACAGAAGCTGCACTCAAATTTTGTTTAAGATCTTCCAACACTGCATTTGACAAGAACAAGGTTGTTCAACCTCAAACCTCACAAGAGAACTAGAGTTGGGTCTTGGGTCCCTACTTCACTGCAGCGTGCTGGTTCAGGTAATAATTTGACAAATCTGATCTCTTCATTTaccttatatatatttgtatatgagtgtaatttatttatttctttcccCAAGTTGAGGAGCACATGCCCAGCTTGGACTGTTGCATGTCTAAATCCACTTAGGTTCTTAGCAGTGTGCGGTTCCTTTGGTAATCATAAGGACTCTTGATAGGAGCGGTTCGGGTTAGTTTGGTCATCATAAGGACTCTTGATAGGAGCGGTTTGGTTTAATTGGCCTTAGACAACTTAAGTTGATTTACCTCTTCATGGTCTTTTACTAGTTATTGTCATAAGGCAAGATTTATGTAGTGCACACCTCTTAATACAAAGGCCAATTTaagttggtttacctctttatgATCCTTTACTAGCTATTGTCATAAGACGAGATTTATGTAGTGGACACTTCTGAATATGACATGTTTCATTCCTCATcttaaaaaaagagaagaaaaatactaTGTGCACTCTCATTTTATACTTCTAcacacaaaatattaatatagacGCTTGTAATAGGACTCACatataaaaataacttattagAGTTTGCTAAGTAGAATGGAGTAAAATTGAGTGAGTAAGATTTGAGAGTATGTGTACTATAAGTCTTTGACTCCCAAAAGGGCAATGCAACATTGAACCCCCCAGACAATTAGGTGAGACATATTTTGACTTGTATAAAACTGTTTGGTCCACCAGTGACCTGTCAAGATATTTCATTATCCCGGTGTCTAAGGCTTTTTTGAGTGGAGAAACATGACTAATTAGCAAGTCCATCGACAAGGATGCTTTCGTAGTGGTTGGGTTGCCAGCCGCAATCTTTACTTGGACTATATATTCAACAACCTTGTCTTCTACCCCATAGTTTATTCTGACAGTAGGTGAATTATTTACAGAATGGTGTTGTATAATATACCAAGAAATCAATTCATGTTAACTGGCTCAATCTATAGTTGTGTCACAGTCTAGTACGTGCCAGAAGTTTTATCCCATATTAGAAGTTATGacttatatatatgatttttcatgtttacctacaaaatgacaAACTTCTTGCATGgtttctacaaatataattgtACATGGTCCCAGTGAGGCTTATAGCACTTTCTTCCAATCTTGATTAcgtacataatttttaattttaattttttcaaatgtttGGGGAGATAAATTAGGGGCTCCATTATAGTTCAAAATTGGCAAATGCTAAAAGCTTTGTGAATGAGTAGTATAACAAGAGTAGTATAACTATATGACTCTTAGTCTTAGCTATGGATATGACTCTACTATTGAATACAAGAATGGAATGGACCTTTATTTTAAGGTGTGCATTGAGTAATTTTCATTTAcatttatgtgtaataatatgtaaattataatggAGAAGTACTAGAAAGATTTTGTGTTGTTGATTTGACTCAAAAAGTGTTAGGAAAAATtcaatttgtaatattttgtcCAAGAATTATATTCTGGCTTCCACCCTTATTTTGAGACAGGTTAAAGATTTTCTTACATGTATAGTGGTTTAGTGGATGGACATTTGCactcataaatatttttagcaATAGGGTGGGAGTTTAATTTGAAGCTCATCATATAAACAATTTGGATTTGGATATGAGTTTTACCAATTTGGtgtgaaaattgaaattaaggttgctctatttatttttttctcaggTCGGGTGAATTTATGAGATTCAAGCTAAGATATAATCAAATGAGCAGTAAAAtctgaataaatttttttttcttaaagaaGATCAGAGTTTTTCCTACTTTGAAGTTAGAGGTTTAATTTTGTACCAGTCTCCTAGTTAGAAGAATTTATGGCATATCTTCCATTCGAAATggaaatttaacattacagCGTCCAACGTCTGATGTCTGTACCAAGGTTGTTAATTAGTAGGGAGTAGATAGCTGAATCGTACGTTGCCAATATATCCTCACTGTAAAGCAAAACCTTTTAACTAGCTCCTATAACCTATAAAGCTATAGTATTTAATTGCATGGTTGTTCCTTTCAGTTGTGTTTCCAAGAAATCTTTAGCCATGTAATGTTATatgtattctatttttttttattacattatgCTCCATATgtattctaattt from Ipomoea triloba cultivar NCNSP0323 chromosome 12, ASM357664v1 encodes the following:
- the LOC116000455 gene encoding uncharacterized protein LOC116000455; translation: MEKRNAELLLLWLAAALLCWCSQEGAAESAKHTQNSAATDMGINGSQYSQAQRFPGHNRQPLRGTEEDGAQRLVDSAETQRYASVKANEMGDMASEKLGGFKNIVSDMAGGLKAKVKDKACDAYAFCSEKAEQGIDMASNVSTDAEETGKGAASSSYGHASDRMNQAGDMKDKASGKAKQAIKQGSDKAAYDEKIEKSEAFKRYQHAKSEVYETCASAKDTMTEQAKDKYEQAKERASQATGDLGAKMREPAPLKS